The DNA region GGCTAACCTTGCCTTAACCACTTTATTTTACTATTAAtattattttctttcttttcataTTAAAGGATTCCATTACATATTTCACCTTTGATGAAAATGGAAATACTTCCCAAACAAACTACCATTATAATTTCCCTTAACGTTAGAATCATTGGCAACCATACTTTCTGACTTCTGCTTACCCCTACCATGTCGTCGTGGAACATAATCGCTGTCTTCACTTTCAGACGTCTGCCAGGATTTACGCCGCATCTGAAGATTTGCACAATGAGGACACAAATTAGGCTTCCATGCCCCATTAAGTCTTTTTACTCGTTCAAACATGTAAAATAATGATGAACTAGGGTGTCTCTCTGGACCCTCTACAGTATATTTCAATCCCAAATCATCTGATGCTTGAATCTTTACAACCACAGAAAAGCCAATATCCATTTTTGGATTGAAAACATTTCCGTCATCAACAGCTAAATAGTGAAACACAGTGACCATATAGGGATTTGGATCAGTTATACTCTTTTTCTTAGACTCTATAACAACAAGACTTCCCCTCCTTCCCTTACCATAGAGAACATTTGTATATTCTTTTACTTCTCCCCATGCATTGATGGTTCTGTTAGAATTAACACCCCAACTGAAAATGTATACCTCTCCGCTATTTGCAATAGAGGCGATTTCAGGAACAGGTATCTCAAGATACCCCttatcaatttttttaattataatttcCAAAGAAACAATAGTGAAATCGGAACCGTTGTCTGCATCATGGAGAGATAATGATGCCTCTTTATCACTTCTCTCAAATTTGAGTTCACATGTTGACGACCTATCTACGGTGTATAACATCTTGGTCACTTTGGTAACTTCATCATCACTATCACTAGgaagttcatcatcatcatcatcactgggaacttcatcatcatcactggaAACTTCATCATCACTATCACTGGgaacttcatcatcatcactggaAACTTCATCATCACTATCACTGGgaacttcatcatcatcactatcACTGGGAACTTCATCATCACTATCACCGGGAACTTCATCATTATCACTGGGAACTTCATCATCACTATCACTGCAATCACGTTTGTTCTCTGTATATGTCACATCGATGAATGCATATCTACCTAGTTGTACTCGACATGGATAATCTGTGTAATCGTTGAAGAGACTAGGACCGTTGGGATTATTTCCCATGTCAAATTATATTTTACCTACAACACAAATTCGTTACATAAGAATTAATACCGCATAAATGATCATGAGTTACATGCAATTGTAAAAGGAATTGTAACAAGATAGCACAAGAAGTAATAAAACACCACTTGCAAGGAAGAAACATTCTAGATCTCACCTCTACATATATATTTTTCATAAGAATAGTTTACGTAATAACAAAAATGGAGACTTGAAGTAGAAGATACCTAATTCGAAGTAGCTTCTAACTCTGCTCTTGTTTGCTTTGCACTCTTAGGTGGTTAATGTCCATATGAAAGAATGGTATAAATAAACAGAAAATAGAATCCTTGCAAATAAAATGAAAGAGAATTCTTGTTGATCATATTAGACGGCATCTAATTCTTGTTGATCATATCTTCCACACCACTTCATATTTTGAATGCCCACTATTTCTTTCTTGATTGATGTTATTCAGATAAATAACAGAATCTTTGATCGGAATTGGGTTCAAAGTTATTTTGCTTTTATTAGATTTTTCTCCACCTTAGACAAAAATAAAATTCTCTTGtataacaaaaaaataaaataataataataataataataataataataataataataataataataataataataataataataataataataatgagtTTACACTACTACATAAAACACTTTTCACATACGATAAAAGTGACGTTAACAAATTCTGTTTGAGCTCAGCAAACACAGTGACGAACAACTATCCACCTGCTCTAAAGTGTTGTAGAAAGCTCACATATGCTACAAAGATAGACTAGACACTATCTTGACAACATAATTACTGGTGATTAGTAGATATATAGCCGTAAACACACTAGAATTTCACTTAGCCATCTTTCCTACTAAATGATGAGTTCTCCATTCAGCCTAACAATATTCAATTACCCAATGAGATTGCCAAAAAAAGGATAAAAACCACCCGCCATTTATGCTCAATGCAACTCCAATCAGTTTTCTCATCTCTCAATCCCAAACAAGACATCCATTTCGATCATTTCATAAAATATCGGCCAACACACAATCATGTACGATgtcactactacaaataatatatttatgaCAATTTTCTCCTCAACCGACAAACAACCGAGGTGTGAACTATAGACGCACCATATGTGAAAGATGAAGAGAAGAAACCATGATCAAACTAATATTCAGTTACTTGCCACCTAAGCAATAACAGTTATAGCTGTTTTTCTGTTTTTTATTAATAGATTCAGCTCATAATGTGTATATAAGTGAACGCATCACTTTGTAAAGTTTAGATTGTGAGTAATAAAGATTTCTGCATTTTCCTGCATTCTCTTTCTTCAAGCTTGTTTTCTTCAACATTG from Lathyrus oleraceus cultivar Zhongwan6 chromosome 1, CAAS_Psat_ZW6_1.0, whole genome shotgun sequence includes:
- the LOC127117089 gene encoding uncharacterized protein LOC127117089 isoform X1 is translated as MGNNPNGPSLFNDYTDYPCRVQLGRYAFIDVTYTENKRDCSDSDDEVPSDNDEVPGDSDDEVPSDSDDDEVPSDSDDEVSSDDDEVPSDSDDEVSSDDDEVPSDDDDDELPSDSDDEVTKVTKMLYTVDRSSTCELKFERSDKEASLSLHDADNGSDFTIVSLEIIIKKIDKGYLEIPVPEIASIANSGEVYIFSWGVNSNRTINAWGEVKEYTNVLYGKGRRGSLVVIESKKKSITDPNPYMVTVFHYLAVDDGNVFNPKMDIGFSVVVKIQASDDLGLKYTVEGPERHPSSSLFYMFERVKRLNGAWKPNLCPHCANLQMRRKSWQTSESEDSDYVPRRHGRGKQKSESMVANDSNVKGNYNGSLFGKYFHFHQR